A single Populus alba chromosome 7, ASM523922v2, whole genome shotgun sequence DNA region contains:
- the LOC118047808 gene encoding E3 ubiquitin-protein ligase APD1 produces MYSMADLAKSRSVDLATRINLTLTKTGHLLGWYPAISLLARLVAYVSILAFMLIIVLIIVRYMTYSEEEGNEVEIRAAETDQLLPRKALSLLFSYGTCNKDLESGNCSTSGGGGGGKNSSSEELYDGKICVICYDEERNCFYVPCGHCATCYVCAQRIFNSENKVCPVCRRFIGKIRKLFAP; encoded by the exons ATGTACTCCATGGCAGACCTTGCAAAATCCCGTTCTGTTGATTTAGCCACAAGAATTAACCTAACATTGACTAAAACA GGTCATCTGCTTGGTTGGTACCCCGCGATTTCTCTCTTGGCTCGTTTAGTTGCGTATGTTTCAATTTTAG CCTTTATGTTGATTATTGTTCTCATAATTGTGAGATATATGACTTATTCTGAAGAAGAGGGGAATGAGGTTGAAATAAGAGCAGCGGAGACTGACCAACTGTTGCCGAGAAAAGCACTGTCATTATTATTCTCATACGGGACATGTAACAAAGACTTAGAATCAGGAAACTGCAGTACtagcggcggcggcggcggcggcaagAATAGTTCTTCGGAGGAATTATATGACGGAAAAATATGTGTAATATGCTACGATGAGGAACGGAATTGTTTCTATGTTCCTTGTGGTCACTGTGCTACCTGCTATGTTTGTGCTCAGAG GATTTTTAACAGCGAAAACAAGGTCTGCCCCGTGTGCCGGAGATTTATTGGCAAAATAAGGAAACTTTTTGCCCCTTGA
- the LOC118047809 gene encoding metal transporter Nramp3.2 has protein sequence MPVEENQQPLLQEEEERAYDSDEKVLIIGVDSDTESGGSTVLPPFSWKKLWLFTGPGFLMSIAFLDPGNLEGDLQAGAIAGYSLLWLLLWATAMGLLVQLLSARLGVATGRHLAELCREEYPTWASMVLWIMAELALIGADIQEVIGSAIALKILSNGFLPLWAGVTITACDCFIFLFLENYGVRKLEAVFAVLIGIMAVTFGWMFADAKPSASELFLGILIPKLSSRTIQQAVGVVGCIIMPHNVFLHSALVQSREIDHNKKGRVQEALRYYSIESTTALVISFVINLFVTTVFAKGFYGTELANSIGLVNAGQYLQDKYGGGFFPILYIWGIGLLAAGQSSTITGTYAGQFIMGGFLNLRLKKWLRALITRSCAIIPTMIVALVFDTSEDSLDVLNEWLNVLQSIQIPFALIPLLCLVSKEQIMGTFKIGPILKMVSWLVAALVIVINGYLLLDFFVNEVAGVAFTTVLCGFTGAYVAFIIYLISRGFTCFSWCCQSKQIEVE, from the exons ATGCCTGTAGAAGAAAACCAACAACCTTTAttgcaagaagaagaagaaagagctTATGATTCTGATGAGAAAGTGCTCATAATTGGGGTTGATTCTGACACGGAAAGCGGTGGCTCAACGGTGTTGCCACCGTTTTCATGGAAAAAGTTATGGTTGTTTACTGGTCCTGGGTTTTTAATGTCCATTGCGTTTTTGGATCCTGGGAATTTGGAAGGGGATCTTCAGGCTGGTGCTATCGCAGGCTACTCTTTGCTTTGGCTTCTTTTATGGGCTACTGCTATGGGTTTGTTGGTGCAGTTGCTTTCAGCGAGGCTTGGAGTGGCTACAGGGAGGCATTTAGCTGAGCTGTGTAGAGAAGAGTATCCAACCTGGGCGTCAATGGTTTTGTGGATTATGGCTGAGTTGGCTTTGATTGGTGCTGATATACAAGAGGTTATTGGAAGTGCTATTGCTCTTAAGATCTTGAGTAATGGGTTTTTGCCTCTGTGGGCTGGTGTTACTATTACTGCTTGTGATTG CTTCATCTTCCTATTTCTAGAGAACTACGGTGTGAGAAAATTGGAGGCTGTATTTGCGGTCCTTATTGGAATAATGGCAGTTACATTTGGATGGATGTTTGCAGATGCAAAACCCAGTGCCTCCGAACTTTTTCTGG GTATCTTAATTCCCAAACTTAGCTCCAGAACAATACAACAGGCTGTTGGAGTTGTGGGTTGCATTATCATGCCTCACAATGTGTTCTTGCATTCTGCTCTTGTGCAGTCAAGGGAGATCGACCACAATAAGAAAGGCCGGGTTCAAGAAGCTCTCAGATACTACTCCATAGAGTCAACCACTGCCCTTGTAATATCATTCGTAATCAATTTGTTTGTGACGACTGTTTTTGCTAAAGGTTTCTATGGGACAGAACTGGCCAATAGTATTGGCCTTGTAAATGCAGGGCAATATCTTCAAGACAAATACGGGGGTGGATTTTTCCCAATTTTATACATCTGGGGTATTGGATTATTAGCAGCTGGCCAAAGCAGCACCATTACTGGCACTTATGCAGGACAGTTTATCATGGGAGGTTTCCTGAACTTGAGGTTAAAGAAATGGTTAAGGGCATTGATCACTCGAAGCTGTGCTATCATCCCAACTATGATTGTTGCACTTGTTTTTGATACCTCTGAAGACTCACTAGATGTTCTGAATGAATGGCTAAATGTGCTGCAGTCAATACAGATTCCTTTTGCACTCATCCCTCTTCTCTGCTTGGTATCCAAGGAGCAAATCATGGGCACTTTCAAAATCGGTCCCATTCTTAAG ATGGTATCTTGGCTTGTGGCTGCCCTGGTGATAGTAATCAATGGTTACCTTTTGCTCGACTTTTTCGTCAATGAAGTGGCCGGAGTAGCGTTTACCACTGTACTATGCGGTTTTACAGGTGCATATGTAGCGTTTATAATTTATCTCATTTCTAGGGGCTTTACATGTTTCTCCTGGTGCTGTCAATCTAAACAGATAGAAGTAGAGTGA
- the LOC118047810 gene encoding metal transporter Nramp3.1 gives MPLPEEDPQPLLKDQEETAYDSDGKVLSFGIDYDTESGGSTVVSSFSWRKLWLFTGPGFLMCIAFLDPGNLEGDLQAGAIAGYSLLWLLLWATAMGLLVQLLSARLGVATGRHLAELCREEYPTWARMILWIMAELALIGADIQEVIGSAIAIQILSNGVLPLWAGVIITAFDCFIFLFLENYGVRKLEAAFGILIGIMAVTFAWMFADAKPSASELFLGILIPKLSSKTIKQAVGVVGCIIMPHNVFLHSALVQSREIDHNKKGQVQEALRYYSIESTAALAISFMINLFVTTIFAKGFHGTELANSIGLVNAGQYLQDKYGGGFFPILYIWGIGLLAAGQSSTITGTYAGQFIMGGFLNLGLKKWLRALITRSCAIIPTIIVALVFDTSEDSLDVLNEWLNMLQSIQIPFALIPLLCLVSKEQIMGTFTVGPILKMFSWLVAALVMLINGYLLLDFFSNEVTGVVFTTVVCTFTGAYVTFIIYLISREVSISTWYCPT, from the exons ATGCCTTTACCAGAAGAAGACCCGCAACCTTTATTAAAAGACCAAGAAGAAACAGCTTATGATTCTGACGGGAAAGTCCTTTCATTTGGCATTGATTATGACACGGAAAGCGGTGGCTCAACGGTGGTGTCATCATTTTCATGGAGAAAATTATGGTTGTTCACTGGTCCTGGGTTTTTAATGTGCATTGCTTTTTTGGACCCTGGCAATTTGGAAGGGGATCTTCAGGCTGGTGCAATTGCAGGGTATTCTTTGCTTTGGCTTCTCTTATGGGCTACTGCTATGGGTTTGTTGGTGCAGTTGCTGTCAGCAAGGCTTGGAGTGGCTACAGGAAGGCATTTGGCTGAGCTATGTAGAGAAGAGTATCCAACTTGGGCTCGAATGATTTTGTGGATTATGGCTGAGTTGGCTTTGATTGGTGCTGATATACAAGAAGTTATTGGGAGTGCTATTGCTATTCAGATTTTGAGTAATGGGGTTTTGCCTTTGTGGGCTGGTGTTATTATTACTGCTTTCGATTg CTTTATCTTCCTATTTCTTGAGAACTACGGTGTGAGGAAATTGGAGGCTGCTTTTGGGATCCTCATTGGAATAATGGCAGTGACATTTGCGTGGATGTTTGCTGATGCAAAACCCAGTGCCTCCGAACTTTTTCTGG GTATCTTAATTCCCAAACTTAGctccaaaacaataaaacagGCTGTCGGAGTTGTGGGTTGCATTATCATGCCTCACAATGTGTTCTTGCATTCTGCTCTTGTACAGTCAAGGGAGATTGACCACAATAAGAAAGGCCAGGTTCAAGAAGCTCTCAGATACTACTCCATAGAGTCAACTGCTGCCCTTGCAATATCATTCATGATCAATTTGTTTGTGACGACCATTTTTGCTAAAGGTTTCCACGGGACAGAACTGGCCAATAGTATTGGCCTTGTAAATGCAGGGCAATATCTTCAAGATAAATACGGGGGTGGATTTTTCCCAATTTTATACATCTGGGGTATTGGGTTATTAGCAGCTGGCCAAAGCAGCACCATTACTGGCACTTATGCAGGGCAGTTTATCATGGGAGGTTTCCTGAACTTGGGATTAAAGAAATGGCTGAGGGCATTGATTACTCGAAGCTGTGCTATCATCCCAACTATAATTGTTGCACTTGTTTTTGATACTTCTGAAGACTCACTAGATGTTCTGAATGAATGGCTAAATATGCTTCAGTCTATTCAGATTCCTTTTGCACTCATCCCTCTTCTTTGCTTGGTCTCCAAGGAGCAAATCATGGGCACTTTCACAGTTGGCCCCATTCTTAAG ATGTTTTCTTGGCTTGTAGCTGCCTTGGTGATGCTAATCAATGGTTACCTTTTGCTTGACTTTTTCTCCAATGAAGTAACTGGAGTAGTGTTTACCACTGTGGTATGCACTTTTACAGGAGCATATGTTACGTTTATAATTTATCTCATTTCTAGGGAAGTATCCATTTCCACTTGGTACTGTCCCACCTAA